One segment of Pleuronectes platessa chromosome 21, fPlePla1.1, whole genome shotgun sequence DNA contains the following:
- the gsg1l2b gene encoding LOW QUALITY PROTEIN: germ cell-specific gene 1-like protein (The sequence of the model RefSeq protein was modified relative to this genomic sequence to represent the inferred CDS: deleted 1 base in 1 codon; substituted 1 base at 1 genomic stop codon), translating into MRIXEGQVATIVKNEGIKSGVLLAPGPVAVMGIDRRRRASMALTLNFLALFLAVSALTTSYWCEGTRKVVKPFCTGPVTTKQSFCIRFNSSNINDTRLVQYIWETGEDKYVMRKFHTGIWFSCEQNINMTSENCRSFLNVAPSNERGVLWLCIVAECLYILLLATGGILMSLEVCHFGNVIDGLKLNAFAAIFTVLSGLLGMVAHMMFTTAFQLTVSLGPEDWKPQTWDYSWSYILAWSSFTACMASSVTTINRYTKTILEFKHKRRNIEKNLKIKQKLLELDSPEQVWDMYISSVPSTAEELLDLSSNGRKLSDTSIFLDLNDLPNQQGEEYC; encoded by the exons ATGAGGATTTGAGAAGGACAAGTCGCCACAATCGTAAAAAACGAGGGGATTAAGTCAGGAGTCCTC CTCGCCCCGGGGCCGGTCGCCGTCATGGGGATAGACCGGCGGCGGAGAGCATCTATGGCTCTCACCTTGAACTTCCTCGCCTTGTTCCTGGCCGTGTCCGCGCTCACCACCAGCTACTGGTGCGAGGGGACGCGTAAAGTGGTGAAGCCGTTCTGCACCGGCCCGGTCACCACCAAGCAGTCGTTCTGCATCAGGTTCAACAGCTCCAACATCAACGACACGCGGCTGGTTCAGTACATCTGGGAGACCGGGGAGGACAAGTACGTGATGAGGAAGTTTCACACCGGCATCTGGTTCTCCTGCGAGCAGAACATCAACATGACCA GTGAAAACTGCAGAAGTTTCCTTAATGTTGCACCTTCAAATGAAAGAG GAGTGCTGTGGCTGTGCATTGTTGCAGAGTGCCTGTACATCCTCCTGCTGGCCACCGGAGGCATCCTCATGTCCCTTGAGGTGTGTCATTTCGGCAATGTCATCGATGGCCTCAAGCTCAACGCCTTCGCCGCCATATTCACCGTGCTCTCAG GTCTGTTGGGGATGGTGGCCCACATGATGTTCACCACTGCTTTCCAGCTGACTGTCAGTCTGGGCCCAGAGGACTGGAAACCTCAGACGTGGGACTACAGCTGGTCGTACAT TCTGGCATGGAGTTCCTTCACAGCCTGCATGGCGTCCTCGGTCACCACCATCAACCGCTACACTAAAACCATCCTGGAGTTCAAGCACAAGCGCAGAAACATCGAGAAGAACCTGAAGATCAAGCAGAAGCTGTTGGAGCTGGACTCTCCGGAGCAAGTGTGGGACATGTATATCAGCTCTGTGCCGAGCACTGCCGAGGAGCTGCTGGACCTATCGTCCAACGGCCGCAAACTCTCCGACACCTCCATCTTCCTGGACCTCAACGACCTGCCCAACCAACAGGGAGAGGAGTACTGCTAG